The Zingiber officinale cultivar Zhangliang chromosome 2A, Zo_v1.1, whole genome shotgun sequence genomic sequence TAATTTTGATGAGCGTCACACCAAATCACACGGAGCGTGCCACAAAATAACAGGCAAGTTAGCATCAAAGAAACAATATCTAACAATCCCTAATAGACCTTAGGTGAGGGTGTAGTTAAGGCGTCAAACAACCGCGGAATTAGTCAATGTGTCCCGATAATAAAATGTGGGCTTATTGTAATGTGTTACCCATATTAAATGAGAGGATcgataataaaataacaaacttCTTTTACTAACGTATCGATCCTCTCTATGAGTGGTTGATTTCAAATCTTGTATCATACATACAACAGGTGATGTTGTAGAAGAAGAGGGTCGGTCAGGTAGTATTTACAAGCACAATGCAATGCAAAAACAATGACAAAGAAGTTGGTGCATCGCCTAGAATCTCCTTCTAATTGTTATGGATTTGCTAGTCTTCGTTTGTAGAAAtaacattttattattttgtcaacccaATAGATAGACAAGGACTTCACTCATGGTCCTCTTGTTATCATATTTCTTTAGTTGGTTAGTTAGTTAGTTAggctaaaattaatatttatgcatgaattcaattaaaaatttcttttaaaaatagtttGCAATGAAATTTGAATATATAAATAGTTGATACAGattgatttatttataaatattcatTAATATACTATTAATAACTATATATACGAATTGGATAAGGGAGTGAGGTGGTTGACGCCAAGCGTCCGTCGCCTATTTGGGTCCTTTCGCGATAAGAAGATTACGCTTCGCTGTCCGTCCGCTTCGACGCCATGAGCGAAACCTAGCGCGTGGTGTCGCAGTGAAGCATCAGTTCGAAGAATGGCGGCAGTTTCCTTCCTCTCCGCCCCGACTTTGCTCCGCTTCCGTCCTCGCTCTCTTCCAGTATGCTTGCGACTCTCTTGCTTTGCATTCTCTTTCCGCTTTGATGTGCATTTGTGTGGATTGCACTAAGTTAATTTGTTGTTTTTTTGCCCTATTACCTGATAGAAGCAAAGAGGGGTTTGCTGCTATCTCAAAGCCGATGACTTTGCCCTTGCCGACGCAGGCGAAAGATGCCTGCCGACTAGAAGGGATGTTCTTAAATGCTTGGGTGCTGCAGTTGGCATGGTATGTCTATCACTTTCAGCTGCATTTGGATCCCATCTGCTTGTTATTCATGTATCTCATCTGCTTGGAGCATAATAAAAGATTGTTTAGGTAGTGTCTATGTAGCTATATGTTCCTTCAATGTCCAAGAATAGGGGCGGAGCTAGGATCTGAGTTCAGTGTTGCAAACAATATAATATATATAGTTAATAAGGGCGGCCAGGTGCAAGAAGCCCCGCCAATACGGGGTCATAGGAAAGAGTCTATTGTACACTATCTTTCCCtgctttgcaagaggttgttttcgaGACTTGAATCTGCGACCTctaggtcacatgacaacaactttatcaTTGCGCCAGGCGGCTCGAGAGGCTACCACATCGCTGCCTTGCATTTTTTtagttgaataaaaaaaaaaagtatagaaTTACCTTAGAGCAGAATTCCTTGCTTGCTACAAGAGGGAAGGTGATGAacgagaagtttaggtttaatgtaaaaaattaaatcataagattaatatgtttaattaattaatatttaaatataatgacattaataaaaaaacttatttgTGAAACATAAAAAATGATACAGAAAATGTTAATGTCGTGTTTAAATTTACAAATAACCAACATAAGAAAGGGATGGAGGAACTAGTGGTTCTCGCTCGAGGGTGGTGTCCTCACTCCCAGATCCGACCTGGGTCCCTTTGGACTGAGGCTTCTGCCTCATCAGTAGCGTTGTCGCCATCGCCGCCGCCGCTTCTGGGGGGTGTTGGAAGGCCCAAAACCCGGTTCGCATCGTTCGTCTTATGGTGAGCAAAAGATGTTTGATCGATGACAATGGATCTCAGATTTCGCTACAAAATTTTTCACATAATAGCAGTAAGCTTTTCTTCCATATATTATTTTTCATCGTTCAATTTATTTTGATCTTAATGTTTTTATCGTTTGAATTTGATCTCAAAGCGGTTTTTGACCACATGAATTTTTGTTGATTAAATTGATAATCAATGATCTAACAATTTAAGTTCGTTATTGTGCTCAATCGACTTGACTTAATTGGTGTGTTTCTCAAAAGCCACCAATTTAGTTATTTATTATCAATTGAATTGGTGGTTTTTTTACCATAGCTTATGGCGTCAACTGATTAAATATCAAAAATTAAACACATGGAAATGTTAAGATGATGTCTAGAGAAATTGTAATTTTCTAAGTGGTGGGCATAAAATTGATGAGAAAATAGGTTTTGGGGCACATGGGCGGAGCTTTATCTGGGCCCATGCTAGCTCCACCCATGTTCGAGAATGTAAGAGAATCTAGGCGTGTAAACAAGAATAATCTTTATCCCTTGTGAATTCCCCTGACCTTCCTCTTTGTTgaagaaaatgaagaaatgatgtttttttattatattcCATTCCAGAAACTTGTTTCTACATTGTAAACAAGAATAACCTCTATTCCTTGCAAATTCCACGCAATGTACTTGCTATTAGTAGAAGATTGAATattgcaaaaagaaataataatattttttattcatgTCCCACATTCTGATTTAATATTGCTAGAGCTGGTTCTTCCCTTGTGAAATCAGACACATTCTTGGGCTATGATTATGCTTTTGCATTACTTGTTCCTGTTATGCAAAAACCTGTTGATGCATTGAAAGAAAGATCAATGACCCTATGCTAATTGTGCCAAATAGGAATTGGTTGCAACCTCAGGGCCATTCGCCGAAGTTTCCTATGCTGCTGATTTGATTCAACGTCGGCAGCGTTCTGAGTTCCAATGTAAGCTTCACTTTTTGAAGTAAGCACATTTTCTCAGGATTAAGTTTCCTTTTATTTTGGTTGCAGCAAGTATCAAAGATACTCTCTCTAAGGCTATAAAGGTAGCTGTAACATAAGCTTTGTCAAGCCTCATATCAATGATGGGCTAAATTTTGTATCTGGTATATCCTGAGATGTTTACTTTTTTTTGCATCATTTAAAGGAACATTCAGATCTTATTCCATCCATACTTATTCTCGCACTGAATGATGCCATGACATATGACAAGGTAACACCTCTATTACTCATCCAAGATAGGAGGATACTTTTCCTTTCATTTCATGTAATACAGTTAAGCTGTGCAGTCAGCTGAGTTTGAAAGTAAATTTCTAGGCTACAAAATCTGGAGGCCCCAATGGATCAATTCGCTTAAGGTATGTGTCTGATTACACACAAAAAAGTCTCATTTCTATAGATTTTCTGTATCTTCTACTCTCAGATTTGGTTGCATAACCAGATTCTTCCATTAATCCTTTTTCCTTCTCATTAGCCCTGAAATAGGGAGACCTGAAAATAGCGGGCTTTCTGCTTCATTGGATCTCCTAGTTGATGCCAAGAAAGAGATAGACTCATATTCCAAAGGTGGTCCAATTTCATTTGCAGACCTTATCCAGTATGCTGGTGAGCTAATTGTTAGTGTAGAAGCAATATATTGAAAAGATACTAATTCTTACATAGAATGTCCAAGATCTTCTGCTTCGAAGACAGTATATTAAAGTTTATCATCTTAATCTACAATGTGCAGTTTTTATGATATATCCTTTATGTAAAATAGCAGGCTTTAGGAGTTAGGACTACTTTTTTCATTTCTTAACTACAATGCTTCCATATTAAGGATTGATAACTTAGAACCTGTGTTGATAATATTTAGAGCGAAGTGATATGGTCATAGTTTAGTGACCTCAGTCACTTGTATGTTTGTATTATAATTTCCATTGAATTTGCAGCATTTATAATGGACTTTTATTTGACTTTAATGAACTCTATAAACACAGCCCAATCAGCTATAAAGAAAACCTTTATTGATTCTGCAATCAAGAAATGTGGAGGGAAGGAAGACAAAGGAATATTTCTTTATTCGGTATATGGCTCTAATGGTCAGGTTGGTTCCTTAAAtgagaaatttatttatttttccaaaaagaGTTAATACTATTTTCTTATCCTCCCCTAGAAATGCTAATAAGTTCTTCATGATCAAATGACAACACCTCAAGAAACTTACTTGATTTAGAACATGGGTTGATTCATTTGTAACCAATATCTCAAGTAACCTACTTGACTAAGAGCGTGGGTTGATTCATCTAGTGTAAACATCTTTTTTCTTTGGTATCTAAAGacatttttgaattttatatcatttcatttattttattttgttattgtAATAATGGATAGAATAATCAATTGCTGAGGTCCCCATGATTCTCATAAGTTGATGTCTTTTTACGATGTCATGCCTTTTGATTTTGGGTGCAAAACCTCCACCTATAGATTGGAAGGCGATGTGAGAATTATGAATTGAAATATTCTTGAAATCTCTCGTCTTCTTTCTGTAATATTCTTTTTTTGGTTCTCTATTCTCCTCTTCTttgctcttttcttcttcctccgttTTCCTCTATTTTTTCACCCCCTTCTATCTTCCTGTATCAAATTCATTCTCTCCTATTCTCCTCATTATCGCATATCCTTTTCTAATAAAATAGCATGCACCTATGAACTGATACATGATAAAGAAAGAGGGCAGTGAATTGTTTATCAGTAAAATTTATCATTGTTTATGAAATATATGGATGACAAGTAACAACTTCCATCCAATTTTTAAGAATGATTCAAGAAAAAACTGTGTTACAGTGCACCAGTTGAGCACGCATTAGCAAAATCAGTGAAGATATCCATCAATTTGTTTTAAATAGCAGCTGGATCTGCCAGATATTAGATATTATTATGATTCTTATGACTGGATAATGCCCCAATTCATGATTGGTATGTTTATCCTTTCTATTATGATCCACTATGTCTTCTGTGGGCAAAATCCTCTAGACTTTTAGTCTCGTGTATTGGTATTAACAACTGTTGGTAAGAACCCCCTTCAGTTCACTATTGAATTTCAACCTCAAGTGCTAAGCACCATTGTGCTGGAGGAACAAATGCTAAGTTGCAATCTATCTCCTTAATTCCATTTACTCCAATATAGAGGATGCTAATTTTGTTGTAGTTTTTAACGTCACGCTGGTGTCAAATCATTACacaatcttttttattttttaaagagaTGCAGCATCTTTTTATGTGGGAGTCATTGTTAAATATACTGTGTCCCTACTGCCGGTAAATCTTACAGATATTTCATCAGCAAGCTGATCATGCtgcagagtttttaatttttaattcaattttcagTTTACCTTTCCATGGGAATTGACTGATGCCTCCACAGTTTCTGAAAGAAAATTGAGGTCATCTTTGGTACATTCAATAAGAATTGAATCATTTAATACAGAGAAAGTAGAGATGTGAGTGGAGAACCTGTATTAGATGAACTGTGTTGAAATTCTCTATTTGATGAGCTGTGTTAAAACATTCTGAAGATGAAATGATGCACCTTTCCCATTTGTTCAGTGGGGCTTGTTTGACAGACAATTTGGGCGAAAAGATGCTGAGGCTCCTGATCCAGAAGGAAGAATCCCTCAATGGAACAAGGCTTCCGTTCAGGAAATGAAAGAAAAGTTCATTGCCATTGGCTTTGGTCCTCGCCAGGTACTTTCCTTACAAAATTTAGCCGCCATTTGCAACTTATTTAGATGTTCAAAATTTCAATTCCAGACCAACATCTGATAAAAAAACTGATATCATTTAATAAGATTTGTCAGGACATCTAGTTTCTATTTATGCCCTGCTAACTCTTCGACAAAAGTCCCTATCGTAtcaatgtggcaaaaggcgattcactCACCCCAGCGCCCCCACCAACCTATCCTTGGGCCATCCCTGAGCCAAGGCATGGGGGAAGACATGCTCGGacgcgccgagtttcgaccccatgaCCTAATGTAGCAACACCCCATACCTTAACCACCGCACCGTCCCAAGGGGACAACTCCTGCCATATCAAGACCCAACAAGAACTGCTCATCTAGGATTTTCAACATGCAAATCATTCTCCTAATATGATTCTGTGAGATAAGAACATCCTTTTTAGTATAAATGATAGCacatttgcaaaattcttttgagcGTCCAACATACTTTCTTTCCTCTAGAATCTAGGATTAACTCTAGTAATCGACATCTGAATTCTTTGGATCTCTCCATCAGTATATATATCCCTCAATTTATTTTTATACTTTTTGATAATATATTTCTTAAGAATTAGTTCACAATTTTGCAGCTTGCAGTGATGTCTGCATTTCTCGGTCCTGACCAGCTGGCAACAGAGAGCTTTTTGTCAACTGATCCTGATGTCCGACCATGGGTTGAGAAGTATCAACGAAGCCGAGAAACTGTATCTCAAACCGATTATGAGGTGATTATAATTACGAATACTAAACTTCAGCAATACTTGTTTTTATTAGCCTTCGTCATTTTACTGTTCCTACTACAACTGGCTATTCTTAGTCTTAGggttattttctttttgtttattgtAGAAATTTCATGTCGAACAAAAAATTGATTGTGTTCTTCAAATGAAACCCAGTTCAATGTGATTGATCTATATCACCTACCCAGCCTATTGGTTCCAGATGTGACAGACCCATCGAACCCAACAGTCATCCCCCTACACAAACTGATCTGCTTAACTCGCTTGGCATGCCCCTCCCAACTGCTTTCGATCAGCTTGCATCTGCAATCCAAGCAACTTGACTAGTTTGTTAGTTTGGCTCATTTAGCTTAACTAGTCCGTCTTGGATCCTTCATCTATCATGGCTCAACAGGATTGCCTGACCATCTCTGCTTGATTGGTTCGTTCAGCTCAACTAACCCAATCACTTTGCTCTGCTTGAGCGATGCACTCTGCCTGAGTGGTGTGCTCGATTATTTGTCTGGCCCAACTGATGAGTCTGCTTGTTCCACGTTCATAATATATATTTTGGAGGGTTGACTTGGGTAAGAAAAGCATATTTgaaaaaacaaagaagaagaagcaaacttTTATGTCACATAGATCCTCCTACGTCATTAAATTTGATCCCTTCTTTACCAACACTGATAGGTTTCTTTAGTAGGTgcacatattttcaaaaattcattaccACTGTTGTGATCTAATGGTGGTTGTTCATTTCAGGTTGATCTTATAACAACACTCACAAAACTGAGCACTCTAGGCCAGCAAATAGATTATGAAGCATACACATACCCTCCGAAGAAGATCGAGTTGAGCAAATTAAAATTGTGAAGAAACTCTTCGGTGCTTGCCTCTGTGATTAGTGGGTATTTACGCATAAAGCTTGGAGCACTCCTATAGGCAGCGCAATTCTTGGCAATGGAAGTTTTGTTGTTCTCAAATTGTAAAGCCTAGTTATTATATAAATATAGTCCCTTGTTCTAGGGAAAACATTAGTGATGGCAATTTCTCTACAAACCAACAATGATATTAAGTTTGTTCTGTTTCAGACTTGTTTAGATGTGTTTTTTTAACTCGAGTACGAGTTTTTACCTTTTGGtctcatgagatcttcacaatcgTGCATGGTTTGGTAAGTCTCATTTGGTACCTCAAACCGGACGAATATTGTAGAAATCAACTTTTAATGTGCATAAATTATACTCAAAATCTACTTGGTAAATGATTTCGAGGAAAAATTATCTACCTaaattataaaaagaaacaaaaatgtgCATAATTTGGATCATTAAACATTTCTAAACCCATTATGATATGAAAAGTAATATGTTGCAACATAAcatttcagtttagttctataCATTAATACAAAAAAATGACGCTGAATGAACTGTTAGTAGCTTAGATTTAAGCATTTAAGATTAACAAGTACTTCTAACTTGTAATAGATCATGCAACaatgtaaaaaaaatacaaacaaaagatTGTGAGATAAACCAGAATCGTTGAGAATTCACATGTGGGATTTTGTCTCGTTTGTAAACATGCGCCCACCATTGTCTTTTAACCTATGCTCCCTAAAAATTCCATGGGAGAAATTCGAGTAATACAAGTCACCCAGATGGGAAAATTCCCAACAGGATGGAACACAAATATTACAACTGCACGAATAATGTACAAAAATGTTTGAACacgtaaaaaaaaaatagatatttattGTTTTTGCAGGGTGACATGGAGGAAGCCTTCTGTCTGCTTCTGCCGAAAATCGCACAAAATGCATTGCTAGGATTCTAACTTCATTTGGCTTATAGAAGAAACACGCATTCTCGGTTCCTTTTCTAAGGTCTACTGTTGGCCTAGTCGTTCCTGCATGAGCAAAGTTGGAACAGTGATCAGACAGAATCAGGATCGGTGTTGTTAAAACTGGGGTAGGTGAACAAGTGGCACTTTCAGTTCCAGTTTTTCCAGTTAGCTAGGCATAATCTGGTTCAACCAGGATATGGTTTTGCTTCAGGTTCAAGATTAAAAAATTGAACCAGCCAGTCTGATCAAATTTTGAAAACAGGAAATAGAACAGAATAGGACAACCATTAGCAGTTCTAGGTTTGAAGACCGTTCAAATTGTAGAAATGGGAATATATTGAACAATTAATGAAAGGTGGAGCATTCATAAGTATGTAACCATGACAGCTGCATCTTAACTAAGAAAATGAAGCTTTTAACTGTTTTGTAATAAAATACTTGAGCAAAGAAGACAAGATCATCTCATAGTTTACTAGTAAAAGAAAATGAATTGAGATAAAGTTGGACATGGATGAAACCTGAAGCATTTGCATTAACTTTGGATGCTGCTCCAAAAGCTGGCAAAGCTTGTCCCGGTCACTCAGCAAGGACTAGCAAACCAAAAAAAACTCAGATGCAGGAGCAAAAAATACAAGACCATGGAAAATTTAACTTAGTATCAGACAGACACCTGGATGgcttcgggagaagaaaaatattgctgcaaagtcatccctgaatCTTTTTGTTGAAACTGGGAATTATCAGCTTGGAGATTTTGAGCCGGTTGTTGAACTTGCTCAAGCATTGACTGCGTGGGTTGCAAGAGAGATTCCTGCTGTTGTGTTTGATAATAAAGTTGTACTCGTGGAACCTGAATTTGCTGGGGAACCTGCAATTGATTAACCTGAACTTGAACAGGATTTTGCTGAAGCTGTATGGCTTGATCAGATTGGGTTTGCAATAGTTGATTGGGCAGTGCAAGTTGTTGAGCAGGGCGTGGCATTTGTGGttgaggtggtggtggccgggGTAGTACAGACTGCAAAGCAAACTGAGAGCCAGTAAAATGTTGTGAAAGGCTTGATGTGTTTTGGATATTCTGCATAGACGATGAACTGAAAAATGTCCCAGATACAGAAGCAGGCCGGTTTATAAATAAAGGAGGTGAAAACATAGGTAACGAATAAGATGTGAAGCTATTTCCAGATACGGACAAAGCTCCATAATTTGTGCTATTCAGGT encodes the following:
- the LOC122041368 gene encoding thylakoid lumenal 29 kDa protein, chloroplastic-like, which produces MAAVSFLSAPTLLRFRPRSLPKQRGVCCYLKADDFALADAGERCLPTRRDVLKCLGAAVGMELVATSGPFAEVSYAADLIQRRQRSEFQSSIKDTLSKAIKEHSDLIPSILILALNDAMTYDKATKSGGPNGSIRLSPEIGRPENSGLSASLDLLVDAKKEIDSYSKGGPISFADLIQYAAQSAIKKTFIDSAIKKCGGKEDKGIFLYSVYGSNGQWGLFDRQFGRKDAEAPDPEGRIPQWNKASVQEMKEKFIAIGFGPRQLAVMSAFLGPDQLATESFLSTDPDVRPWVEKYQRSRETVSQTDYEVDLITTLTKLSTLGQQIDYEAYTYPPKKIELSKLKL